A DNA window from Coffea arabica cultivar ET-39 chromosome 6c, Coffea Arabica ET-39 HiFi, whole genome shotgun sequence contains the following coding sequences:
- the LOC140008618 gene encoding uncharacterized protein, translating to MEISSSAEEEVEFINCESCGFTEECTVAYISRIRQRYCGMWLCGLCIEAVKVEVLKSERLISTEEALNRHISFCRNFQSTSPPSSSEHPMFAMGKLLRKSLDAPRSLRSSSSCPVREVNQSSLVRSASCFSSLPS from the coding sequence ATGGAAATATCTTCGAGTGCTGAAGAAGAGGTTGAGTTCATCAACTGTGAGTCCTGTGGATTCACAGAGGAGTGTACTGTAGCCTACATATCTCGAATCCGCCAAAGGTATTGTGGAATGTGGCTTTGTGGTCTTTGCATTGAAGCAGTGAAAGTTGAAGTCTTGAAATCAGAAAGACTGATCAGTACCGAAGAAGCTTTGAATAGGCACATCAGCTTCTGCAGAAACTTCCAGTCTACCAGTCCTCCTTCGAGTTCTGAGCATCCCATGTTCGCCATGGGAAAGCTTCTAAGGAAAAGTTTGGATGCTCCCAGAAGTTTGAGATCCTCTTCAAGCTGCCCCGTTCGGGAAGTCAATCAATCATCACTTGTTCGTTCAGCGAGCTgtttctcttctcttccttcatGA
- the LOC113693967 gene encoding protein STRICTOSIDINE SYNTHASE-LIKE 4, with protein MDFISGFTTISSFLIACILAIGLQLSFFSPISPDMLEFPAISSSLVLSNSKLQDAEKLGEGLLVKPEDVTIDEMGVLYTATRDGWIKRLHKNGSWENWQWINSDQLLGITTAAAGGIIVCDCEKGLLWFTEDGVTNLASHVNGVKIRFADDVIEASDGSVYFSVASTKFGFHDWYLDLMEAKPHGQLLRYDPALNETSVLLGDLYFANGVALSPNQDYLIVCETWKFRCLKYWLTEEKRGVKEVFIDNLPGGPDNINLAPDGTFWIALLELVPSRLQYLHGSKLLKKLLATFPRSMIQVHGVYEKAMVANVGSDGKIIKILDDPTGKTMSFVTSALEFEGHLYLGSLNSDFIGKLPL; from the exons ATGGATTTTATCAGTGGCTTCACCACAATTTCAAGCTTCCTCATAGCTTGTATACTAGCTATAGGACTCCAACTTTCCTTCTTCTCACCAATCTCACCGGACATGCTAGAATTTCCTGCAATTTCTTCAAGTCTTGTTCTATCTAACAGCAAATTACAG GATGCAGAGAAACTTGGAGAAGGACTTCTGGTGAAACCAGAAGATGTTACCATAGACGAAATGGGAGTTCTGTATACAGCCACAAGAGATGGTTGGATAAAAAGATTGCACAAAAATGGATCCTGGGAAAATTGGCAGTGGATTAACAGCGACCAATTACTCGGAATCACAACAGCAGCAGCTGGCGGAATCATTGTATGCGACTGTGAGAAG GGCCTGCTGTGGTTTACGGAAGATGGAGTAACAAATCTTGCGTCCCATGTTAATGGTGTCAAAATAAG GTTTGCAGATGATGTGATCGAAGCATCAGATGGAAGCGTATACTTCAGTGTGGCAAGCACTAAATTTGGGTTCCATGATTGGTACCTTGACTTGATGGAGGCAAAACCTCATGGCCAACTTCTGAGATACGACCCTGCATTGAATGAAACATCAGTTTTGCTAGGTGACCTATACTTTGCAAACGGTGTTGCGCTCTCCCCCAACCAAGATTATCTGATCGTCTGTGAAACGTGGAA ATTTAGGTGCCTCAAGTACTGGCTGACTGAGGAAAAGAGAGGAGTAAAAGAGGTTTTCATTGACAATCTTCCTGGAGGACCAGACAACATTAATCTGGCTCCAGATGGCACGTTCTGgattgcacttcttgag TTAGTGCCGAGCAGGCTGCAATATCTGCACGGTTCCAAACTGTTAAAAAAGTTGCTAGCGACTTTTCCAAGGTCGATGATCCAAGTCCATGGCGTATACGAGAAAGCAATGGTAGCTAATGTGGGCAGTGATGGCAAGATAATCAAGATTTTAGACGACCCGACTGGAAAGACTATGTCTTTTGTGACATCTGCACTTGAATTTGAGGGTCATCTATACTTGGGAAGTCTAAATTCCGACTTCATAGGAAAATTGCCTTTATGA